The window CACCACTAAGCAGCTCATAAAAACTAATGGTAGACGGTGGGTGTTCTTTGGCCCATTTGACATTGATGATTGAAAATGTGGCGCTCAACAAAGCACTAATCAATCCCAGAATCATTCCCAGTACATATTCCGTCTCTACTTGAAAAATGTAATACAAGGCACCTATTATGACGATTCCAAAAATCAATTCGTAGCCTACAAATTTTTTAGGAGTAAATAACGGCTCTAGTATGGCGGTAAAGAAAGCTCCAGTACTCATCATGGCTAGTGTTACCGACACATTACTCACTTTAATAGCTCCAAAAAAGGTCACCCAGTGAAGGGCGATCACGATGCCTGCGGCTACAAAACCTAAAATGCGTTTGCGTGGCAAAGCGTTGGATCCTGTGGGTTGCAAGGGAATCCCTCTAACTTTCATATAAAGTAATATCAAGACAACTGCCATTCCCATACGCCACCAGACAAGAGGCACACTATCAATACTAATAAGCGCTCCCAATACTGCGGTAAAACCCCAAATAAAAACAATAAAATGAAGATGTAGGTAATTGACTATTCTATCGTCGCGCATTTCTCAATAAAAATAAAGCTACAATGGCAAAGAAAATATTAGGAGTCCATACCGCGATCCATGGGGAGAAGGTGCTTTTCTCTGCAATTGTCCCAAATACCTTGTCAAGAAACATGTAGGACATTGCGATGACAATGCCTATGGCAAGATTCACTCCCATACCACCTCGCTTTTTAACACTAGAAACCGCCACAGCTATGATCGTAAAAATAAAAGCACTGATAGGAATAGAGATGCGCTTGTACTTCTCCACATAGTAGATGTTCATGTTAGCATTCCCTCGTTTTTCTTCTAGTGCGATGAAATCATTGAGGTCTGAATAGGATTTGGTTTCAGCAATGTAAGTGGTAGGTGTAAGTTCATCAATATCAAAATCGAGTACAGTATCGAGTCTGTTTTGAGTTTGTAGAATTTCACCATTTTCAGTGATGATGCGTTTTTTATATTGACTCAACACATAAACGCTATCCTCAAAACTGATGCGATTCGCATATATTTTGTACTTCAAAACGTTGTCCTCAAAATGCTCTAGTGTGAAGTCAAAACCTCGTTGACTGGAAGGCTGGTAATTGCTCACATAGACATAGTCATTGTCATTGATTTGCCGGAAAACGTTAGTAGTTTCTAGTTCGCTTCCTTTTTTAAAATACTTGTATTGATATTCATTGAATCCTGATGCCGCTGCTGGAACAAAGATGGTACTTAGCAGTAAAGCTAAACCGCAAATGATAGTTGCTCCTATAATATAGGGGCGCAAGAATCTATTGAAGGAAACACCTGAACTTAGGAAAGCGATGACCTCTGTATTGTTAGCCAACTTAGAGGTAAAAAACATGGTTGAAATAAACAGAAATATAGGAAAGAGAAAATTGGTAAAATACATAGTAAAATCACCCAGGTATACCATTGTCTCAGACAACGGA of the Nonlabens marinus S1-08 genome contains:
- a CDS encoding LptF/LptG family permease; its protein translation is MLSILDKYILKRYLGSFFLLLMLFLPIMVTVHIAEKIGKILGQDVPLSETMVYLGDFTMYFTNFLFPIFLFISTMFFTSKLANNTEVIAFLSSGVSFNRFLRPYIIGATIICGLALLLSTIFVPAAASGFNEYQYKYFKKGSELETTNVFRQINDNDYVYVSNYQPSSQRGFDFTLEHFEDNVLKYKIYANRISFEDSVYVLSQYKKRIITENGEILQTQNRLDTVLDFDIDELTPTTYIAETKSYSDLNDFIALEEKRGNANMNIYYVEKYKRISIPISAFIFTIIAVAVSSVKKRGGMGVNLAIGIVIAMSYMFLDKVFGTIAEKSTFSPWIAVWTPNIFFAIVALFLLRNARR
- a CDS encoding DMT family transporter, yielding MRDDRIVNYLHLHFIVFIWGFTAVLGALISIDSVPLVWWRMGMAVVLILLYMKVRGIPLQPTGSNALPRKRILGFVAAGIVIALHWVTFFGAIKVSNVSVTLAMMSTGAFFTAILEPLFTPKKFVGYELIFGIVIIGALYYIFQVETEYVLGMILGLISALLSATFSIINVKWAKEHPPSTISFYELLSGVGLLSIYFLIVPSDFAPPSALSSTDWLWIGVLASVCTAYAFIASVKVMKFLSAYTIMLTINLEPVYGIILAFLILGDSEQMTPQFYIGALVIIGVIITNGIVKNRIARRQKLAIKKHP